In Bos indicus x Bos taurus breed Angus x Brahman F1 hybrid chromosome 21, Bos_hybrid_MaternalHap_v2.0, whole genome shotgun sequence, one DNA window encodes the following:
- the LOC113879437 gene encoding protein SOGA3-like — MQNGLYGWVVLTTRSSTKSRILGEQPAAKPLPSSREEGKTHANTCTPARTHTRESSVRAALHTPPASLRATAQSAPPAARGSQGVRGSDEVLAAWLPCCGGGQGGPGSPAPRARVFGQRQPPGREELRPALQHGGGGGGGRAAVSPALAAVTGAAAPPRLRVRRDPRRGRHAALRASEPGVFRTDLPRPPREKGPSGADKSRSRRGAGALQVGGGEKAENLKDEGELPGASLGSCEAGGGTC, encoded by the coding sequence ATGCAAAATGGATTATATGGGTGGGTTGTGCTCACAACCCGGAGCTCCACAAAGTCTAGAATCCTAGGGGAGCAGCCAGCTGCAAAGCCATTGCCATCCtcgagggaagaaggaaaaacacacgcaaacacatgcacacccgcgcgcacgcacacacggGAGTCCTCCGTTCGGGCCGCTCTGCACACGCCTCCTGCCTCCCTGCGCGCCACTGCACAGAGCGCCCCGCCCGCTGCCCGCGGCTCCCAGGGAGTCCGCGGCTCAGACGAGGTGCTGGCAGCCTGGCTCCCGTGCTGCGGTGGCGGCCAAGGCGGGCCCGGCTCCCCGGCTCCCCGCGCCCGCGTGTTCGGACAGCGGCAGCCGCCGGGCCGGGAGGAACTGCGTCCCGCGCTGCAGcatggaggcggcggcggcggcgggcgcgcgGCCGTGAGCCCGGCCCTCGCCGCAGTGACGGGAGCCGCCGCGCCCCCCAGACTCCGAGTCAGGCGAGACCCCCGCCGGGGCCGCCACGCCGCCCTCCGCGCCTCGGAGCCGGGCGTGTTCCGGACTGATTTACCCCGGCCTCCTAGAGAAAAGGGCCCGTCGGGCGCCGACAAATCCCGGAGTAGGCGAGGCGCGGGGGCGTTGCAggtagggggaggggagaaagcaGAAAACCTTAAGGATGAAGGCGAACTTCCAGGGGCATCCCTGGGCTCTTGCGAAGCGGGGGGGGGAACTTGCTGA